aatttaactaaattaaaaaatatttgtatataattttaactaatattatgATTTCTTTGGTACCTtacactttgtttttaattttgatatgacTTTCCTTTTATTTGCGTGCAGACAGATATATTTCTTTTCAGGAGAttctgaaaaataaaactttatttattaaacgaaTATTTGTACACCATTATGTACACACCTGTACACTTATATTCCGAACTATTGCaccaaacaattttttttttttgtttttattgtcaGGATAAGTATAGTAGGATATTGTAGTGGTAAGATCATTGTGTAAAACAAACAGGCGGTACCCAGATCAGTTATCTATACTAGTATTATAGTGATAaagctttgtttgtttgtttaaacatgcTAATCTCGGGAACAACTGGTCCAAATTGAAACATATAGCCCATTCACCAATGatggctataatttttttttcaaattaacgcacGTCACCCATGGGCCATGGCTAGTcatgatataatatttaaaggaTATTTTTGTGATGGATGATTTATATAGAAtaattgagatttttttattaaaaataagtaaggtGAGTATGATCTCACCATACTTACCTTTCCTATTTTGTAGTGAAATCTTTACTACTAAAAAGTTTTCTTCCaacaactttaaaatacataattttacatttattaacacTGTAAAcaatggtaaaataaaaatgatatacatacttattttaGATAATCCTGTTATTCCTTGCTTTTCCTTTTTCTTCTGATCCTCATGCCATTTAACATGTTTAACCAGacagaataaaaatttaaaccgTTCAGGACATTTTGCACATGCGTACATCATGTCTCCGTCCTCATTGTCAATATCCCCGCTCTGATAGAAACTTGCTAGATCACTTTCGTAATTTTCAGCGTGTTTTATAACTCCACCTGGGAGTATTTCTAATGTTGGCCAGCTGTCTGGGTTTTGTTTTACTTC
The nucleotide sequence above comes from Melitaea cinxia chromosome 28, ilMelCinx1.1, whole genome shotgun sequence. Encoded proteins:
- the LOC123667543 gene encoding uncharacterized protein LOC123667543, which produces MSATSALESNEDLENIPLVRMEDVQPDRSSEMYIVNDNETLETCVVDDVDYNVCVNDEEHSNIGSMVSIHSEEVTGVDDSETPEFIVPEVLPSVTREVPLTIIVERAEVKQNPDSWPTLEILPGGVIKHAENYESDLASFYQSGDIDNEDGDMMYACAKCPERFKFLFCLVKHVKWHEDQKKKEKQGITGLSKIKSPEKKYICLHANKRKVISKLKTKCKVPKKS